AACATTACATCAAACCGacgagaaaaataataaaatacgaGTATATATTAACTCTTCAAAGCCATAAGTAATTCGGATTTGTTATTCATTTTGAGTAAGCTCTGAAACTTTATATAATGACGTATCCTGCCAAGTCTACCAGTGCCATGAACAAGCTGCAGATTGCAACTACCGTATTTATTCGAGTATAACGCGCTGTattactttttgattgaaaatttgtataacaattttggtactcctgaaatatgcgcaccaagatgtcgcataacctgaactctaacctggtgcacaaccttatttcaggttgtgcgccaactGGTGCGCATAGCCTACTTCGGGAGGTCCACAATTTTTttacatcatatatatattacttgtgTACAATGCGCAACcttaattttttcattgaaaatcaGTACAAAATTATCCGCGTTATACTCGAATAAATACGGCGATTcaagcaaaacaaaaaattttttgaaacaaaaagaaatcaatGAAGGAATGTTTTAAATTCGGGCAAAGCGAATAGACATCTCGATTGTGCAAAAGTATCTACCAAAATGAAATTAAGCATCTATCAGGAATGTAAATAGCAATGAAAGGACgacatattatttgaaaattgacaGATTAGTAAAcgttattttgattttatgtgAGATGAATATCATCTAAGTTAGTCTAAAGCTATGATATTTTTAGATCAAAAactatgtatgtatgtctgaagaagtctgaccttggtctgACGaaaccggtatgttagtcgttggacgaaatgttacagaaatatatttgtgttaggatagaatttacatatttatcccgggggagaggaaagtcgataaaacggcttatcaatatggcgaaccacggcctctcgtccggttaccattccaagtcgggtatgggattagttatattgttttgttttcggaagcatggacttggtggtggaggaagccgtaaccgaccagcggttacgtgaaccacccaacgacggcgaggagtccagcaatcctctcgcacataaccatccctgcatgggatgcgaacccacgcagggtaattagaggtgcggtggcgagcgtattcctaacgcttagcccgttgagccacaccaaGTGTgtattagtgtgcagcaagactcttgaatcacttaggatattTTTCTTTAcccttgctacagcatcctcgcaatatatgcatacggatccgccggcacaaaagcatagaagaaggataagtagttagtctcgccaATGAGCATGTTCATtggtctcgcagaaaccaaattaTTAGCAAAAATCTACTTATTTAGGAAACTTTTGGATTGTCGAAGGTGTTAGGTGTCAGTATGGAGCCGTacacaatggacctttccccgagtatcgacttccttgtttacttcgtgacattggccaatcagcaagatgcaaaaagtgacgtaacaatgccccctttttgcatccgctcagacacttttctcactcagacagattttcaagcgtggttgtaaacattacctcgttttcgcgtttttgaattctattcgttagttttcagttgtgtttcggaaacttaaataaaaatcagataattcaatgatcactctgtcttcctaggagttttaatttaattgcagtaataaaaattagtgtagaaatagctgtgatagactagcctgaaattctttaccggtactttgaaAAAACCGATTTGTTGTGtgcaatgaatcataatgatggtttgaaacacataccccattttacaggcgccaactcgcaaaagcactcctaaaatagcactgcaaattttgcaatggtaaagtataggaaaaattttccgggggtcaaaggtcggggaaagatcCATAGGTTTTCTCTGTGGCCGATGGGGCGTTATTCTGTTTTTGGCAGATAAATAAAGATTATTTTACAGTATATGTTCTAATGTTACGTTTTATATTATACATTTGAATTATGGCATCTTGTGTTTGATTCCGGGAGTATTATGAAAGTACGACATGATAGGTGTTTGTcaaagcatatatataatattgtggATTTAATACTGGTACCGGGTAACTAGTTTGCGAAAATCTGGAAACAACTGTGTAGTTCACAGTTGCCACTTGTCTTCTTGTGCTGTAGGCCTGCGACATCGTTTGTTCCTGGTAATATTTCTCGTATGGGTACCGTACCGGACTACCGGTACTACAACaaataattacagaattaatgGACTCATGTCTGCATACCAATACACAGATACACCATAATAACATATGATctaataccggtaccggtatctttaaaataacaacTAAATTGTTTTACTTTATAAAGAAATCTAAAATTATACCTACCACTTAGCAGAAGTGGTCATAGTTTGGGTTATTTTTCAACAACATGCTGATCAAAGTGAAAACTTTAACTGGCAAGGAGATCGAAATTGATATTGAACCAACCGATAAAGTTGAAAGAATCAAAGAAAGAGTTGAAGAAAAAGAGGGGATACCACCACCCCAACAGCGTCTCATTTTTAGTGGAAAACAGATGAACGACGAGAAAACTGCTAGTGATTACAAAATTTCTGGTGGATCTGTATTGCATTTGGTTCTTGCTCTGAGAGGTGGTGTTTCTTTGTAGTTGAGGTCACTTCGGTTTTGGAAATACAAAAATCAACGTAAAATAAAACTGAACCATAATAATGACTGTATATTCGCtgcatatatttaataaaactgGAGGTTGCTTATATGGAAAAGAATGGAAACGAAGTAAAAAGTCATCATTGCCTAAAGAGCAAGAgctgaaattaatgtttgggaTGATTCATTCTATAAATTCATTTGTCTCAAAGATGTCACCAACAGATTTGTAtccttttcaaaatattttattgaatttctaACGAGTTTTATTTCACTCAAATAATTGTGGGCAAATTATCAGCCCCTAAATCAATAGTACACAACCCGATGTGCCAGTGGTAGTAAGGAATTTTCTCAAATAATATCTGTCAGTAATATAAAGGAATATCTGTCATTACAAAATTGAACTTTCCATTACCAATGATAATTACTTACACTTCCAAGCTTCCGCAAGATGTACTTGTTACCATGCACTGAAGATGATTTATatgtataaatatttgtttctaTGTGCCTTGCCCACTTCTATTATTGTATGCTTTGATCCAGGTCAGgttcactcactcagaagtaaagggaACTTATCTCTGAGTGAAGTTAAAAGGTGACAACTGAAATGCCTCTGAAACTATATAGAATTAGTTATGGTAAATACAATTGATGCGAGTAGGTTATATACGAACGAGAGATATCACAAGAAAAGACATGGATTCCTGTATATACAGATTGAaactaatttcattttcatcatTCTTGTTCCTGTGCGGGACATCAGCAGGCCACATTAAAGCAGCATGCTCTTCACTGGAGATTAGCTCTGAGAACTATATGACCTCATATTAATGATAAAGTAGCAAGTATTCTAAAATGTTACATGAATTTGTGATGTTTCTTAACTAAAATTATAACAGCAAAGATGGGTTTCTGAGTTATACAACTAGTGCTTATAAACTTCATTACTATGAAACACCGACTGGATTGAAATTTGTCTTTGCTACtgatgtatctgttggaaatacaaGAGAGATATTGAGAAAACTATACAGCAAGGTAGGATGAAAAATTTGTCATATCTGGAAGTCCCCTTGGTTCACTTATGGGATTTTGATAATGATCTTTATTCTATGACCCACATCTTTATTCATAAAATAACtattttcacattaaaatatgTGATCCATTCAattaaaacttatttttttatttataatttttttctacaaTGTGGattatacaataaataaaaaatataaaataataaatgaacaaCAATAACCAGTtatggtgacagcacatttgtaCCCGTATATCCGTGGGTTCAatttatatgcgggtgctgaaatcCATggattagggttagtatgggttcaaatatccttAGGTGCAAATTTTGATAGTTGCAATaacatgcaggtgcaattgttgtGGGTATAAATTATGTGTTCAAATGTAATAGGACCACCaggtataaataaataaaacattttatcaCAGTCCATTGATTGTATTGTCCATAGTATCCTGTTGATATATTCATCATGTAGTTTCCATAATCCATAGTGAATATACATTAtctatttatttttagtattaaCTATTAAGTATAAAAAAATGACTATCTATTAGTTTTGATACTATATTATATCATAGTGTTAAAAATTCACAAGCTGTTATAAATTTTATCAAGTTCTCTTGTAAAACTTGGATGTTGTCTAAACTTTTCTATTCTTGCTATAAGGGACTGCTTAATTCTCATCACATTGATAACATTTGGattagcattttgaaaaattactgtaTTCCTTTTCTCCTTCTGTATCTTTTGTATTCCTTTTGTGTCTCGCAGTGCAAAATAGTAATATTATAGTATTACGTTCAAGTCCGGACAAATGTGAATAACATTGATGAGTTAAATCTAGTGAAATACA
The sequence above is a segment of the Styela clava chromosome 7, kaStyClav1.hap1.2, whole genome shotgun sequence genome. Coding sequences within it:
- the LOC144425223 gene encoding ubiquitin-like protein NEDD8, with the translated sequence MLIKVKTLTGKEIEIDIEPTDKVERIKERVEEKEGIPPPQQRLIFSGKQMNDEKTASDYKISGGSVLHLVLALRGGVSL
- the LOC120329100 gene encoding trafficking protein particle complex subunit 1-like; translation: MTVYSLHIFNKTGGCLYGKEWKRSKKSSLPKEQELKLMFGMIHSINSFVSKMSPTDFKDGFLSYTTSAYKLHYYETPTGLKFVFATDVSVGNTREILRKLYSKVYVEYVVRNPLIGLDVPIESSLFDSKLEEYLTEYEFFADQNVKQVP